A window of Polaromonas naphthalenivorans CJ2 contains these coding sequences:
- a CDS encoding rep protein has translation MAERFNCSIRTVMRAIALPREEYLASHTVNRSKPWEALGMSRATWYRKGKPLDAPANPKLEEVA, from the coding sequence ATGGCTGAGCGATTCAACTGCTCGATTCGTACCGTGATGCGCGCTATTGCGCTCCCCCGTGAAGAGTACCTGGCCAGCCACACCGTGAACCGGTCAAAACCTTGGGAAGCTCTGGGCATGAGCCGGGCCACCTGGTATCGCAAGGGCAAGCCGCTGGATGCTCCAGCAAACCCTAAACTTGAGGAGGTCGCATGA